A region of Colletotrichum higginsianum IMI 349063 chromosome 10, whole genome shotgun sequence DNA encodes the following proteins:
- a CDS encoding Sister chromatid separation protein, giving the protein MDNDPPSGSETESIIVARKASNRNSSAAKALKNIPSIEDDVSYLQPDFDPNSLPVPKLRNIFLAHDVAYRSAKTKAELVDLFVREVTPRAAATLEAMTRVKRSDRGIVDVGR; this is encoded by the coding sequence ATGGACAATGACCCGCCTTCAGGATCCGAGACAGAGTCAATCATCGTTGCGCGAAAGGCTAGCAACAGAAACAGCAGTGCCGCCAAGGCGCTGAAGAACATCCCTTCCATCGAGGATGACGTCTCCTATCTCCAACCGGACTTCGACCCCAACAGCCTCCCAGTCCCGAAACTTCGCAACATTTTCCTAGCGCACGACGTAGCCTACAGGTCTGCAAAGACAAAGGCCGAATTGGTGGACCTGTTTGTGAGAGAGGTTACGCCGAGAGCAGCTGCCACTTTGGAAGCCATGACGCGTGTCAAACGTTCGGACAGAGGCATTGTTGACGTCGGCCGTTAG